One part of the Pandoraea faecigallinarum genome encodes these proteins:
- a CDS encoding DUF3108 domain-containing protein — protein MAVFVAHLFLALWVAGHRTTLDDKPVPSIPITLIPLKPVAPPPPPLAPPPPKPVPAPPRPAPAVQPPPDTLAAPATTDTPGPQAASETVAGSSDASGATASEAAAPASVPLTAAAANGDKFDPPPSVTLTYDALMNGVRNQTGQLHWVNENGHYQLRISVPIIFFGTFEFVSEGGYDANGIAPSRYVEKRGRRAEYVTEFRRDATPALHFSRSGQSVPLAPGAQDRFSVMMQLAGYARGNPERYTQVGVTHEFTVADTDSSEVWPVQYVGSETMTTPQGYVETRHFTRLPRKAGDERRVDIWLAPSLDWLPVRVKQTEPSGTEFELIFTQKSAP, from the coding sequence GTGGCGGTATTCGTCGCCCACCTGTTCCTCGCACTGTGGGTGGCCGGCCATCGCACGACGCTCGACGACAAGCCGGTCCCGAGCATTCCGATTACGCTGATCCCGCTCAAGCCGGTCGCCCCGCCACCGCCACCGCTTGCGCCGCCACCGCCCAAGCCCGTACCGGCGCCTCCCAGGCCCGCGCCCGCGGTGCAGCCGCCGCCCGACACGCTTGCCGCGCCGGCGACCACCGACACACCGGGACCGCAGGCTGCATCGGAGACGGTCGCGGGCAGCAGCGACGCCTCCGGTGCAACGGCATCGGAAGCGGCCGCCCCGGCGAGCGTGCCGCTCACGGCGGCGGCGGCCAACGGCGACAAGTTCGATCCACCGCCGTCCGTCACGCTCACGTACGACGCGCTCATGAACGGCGTGCGCAATCAGACCGGCCAACTGCACTGGGTCAACGAGAACGGGCACTACCAGTTGCGCATCTCGGTGCCGATCATCTTTTTCGGCACGTTCGAGTTCGTCAGTGAAGGCGGCTACGACGCCAACGGCATCGCACCGTCCCGTTATGTGGAAAAGCGCGGTCGACGCGCCGAATACGTCACGGAATTCCGGCGCGACGCAACGCCCGCGCTGCACTTCTCGCGCTCCGGACAGTCCGTCCCGCTGGCTCCCGGCGCGCAGGACCGCTTCAGCGTGATGATGCAGTTGGCCGGTTATGCCAGAGGCAATCCCGAGCGCTACACGCAGGTCGGCGTGACGCACGAGTTCACGGTAGCGGACACAGACAGCAGCGAGGTGTGGCCGGTGCAGTACGTCGGCAGCGAGACGATGACGACGCCGCAGGGTTATGTCGAGACGCGTCACTTCACGCGCCTGCCGCGCAAGGCAGGCGACGAACGGCGCGTGGACATCTGGCTCGCGCCGTCGCTCGACTGGCTGCCGGTGCGGGTGAAGCAGACCGAGCCGTCGGGCACTGAATTCGAACTGATCTTCACGCAGAAGTCGGCGCCCTGA
- a CDS encoding alpha/beta fold hydrolase encodes MKVSANGASIHYAVDGHGPWLTLAHPLGADLTVWDDLVPELAAHFRVLRYDSRGHGKSDVTRGPYSVAQLAADATALLSSLEIPRTHFAGVSMGGAVAQQLALDAPERIASLTLIDTTAGYDDADAKLFLQRAATARSHGMKDLAAGTLERWLGERFRKHHPETAERIRGLVAHADPEGFAAACEALAAFDVRTRLSEIDAPTLVLVGENDPSTPPAVARCIASGIVGAQLEIVPDAAHLSIVEQKQFVTNALATFLQGAASNI; translated from the coding sequence ATGAAAGTCAGTGCCAACGGCGCATCGATTCATTACGCGGTGGATGGCCATGGCCCGTGGCTGACGCTCGCGCATCCGTTGGGTGCGGACCTCACCGTCTGGGACGACCTTGTCCCCGAATTGGCGGCGCATTTCCGGGTACTCCGATACGACAGCCGCGGTCACGGCAAGAGCGATGTGACGCGCGGCCCCTACTCCGTGGCGCAACTGGCCGCCGACGCGACCGCCCTGCTCAGTTCGCTGGAGATCCCCCGCACCCATTTCGCGGGAGTTTCGATGGGTGGCGCGGTCGCCCAGCAGCTCGCGCTGGATGCCCCCGAGCGCATTGCGAGCCTCACGCTGATCGATACGACCGCCGGCTACGACGACGCCGACGCGAAGCTGTTTCTCCAGCGCGCGGCCACGGCACGTTCCCACGGAATGAAGGACCTCGCCGCCGGCACGCTCGAACGCTGGTTGGGAGAACGCTTCCGAAAACACCACCCGGAGACGGCGGAGCGCATTCGCGGCCTCGTCGCCCATGCCGACCCGGAAGGATTTGCGGCCGCTTGTGAAGCGCTTGCCGCGTTCGATGTGCGAACACGGCTGTCTGAAATCGACGCGCCGACGCTGGTGCTCGTCGGGGAAAACGACCCCTCTACCCCGCCGGCAGTGGCCCGGTGTATCGCCAGCGGGATCGTGGGCGCGCAGTTGGAAATCGTGCCCGATGCGGCGCACCTCTCGATCGTCGAACAGAAACAGTTCGTAACGAATGCCCTTGCAACATTTTTGCAAGGGGCCGCCTCTAACATCTGA
- a CDS encoding IclR family transcriptional regulator, producing the protein MTAPEHDNDTGQDSDGNAAAPDEEKTRSGIQSIEVGFRLIEVLTEASNAMMLRDLAHAAGMNPAKAHRYLVSFQRLGLIVQDPVSGRYDLGPFTLRMGLAHLARIDAFKAARFAMSELRDAIDQTVGLAVWGNQGPTVVHWLDSTFPMRVPLRLGDVMPMLESAAGRLFAAYLPERQTAPLIDAALAALQHSSRHHLPATRAEYEAVLDDVRAHRAARVEGTVLPSVNAFCMPVFDATGQLVMGLMALGPESRFDASWGGPIDTPLRALAQNLSADLGHAHAPGVRR; encoded by the coding sequence ATGACAGCGCCTGAACACGACAACGATACCGGTCAAGACAGCGACGGCAACGCCGCCGCGCCGGACGAGGAGAAAACCCGCTCTGGCATTCAGTCCATCGAGGTGGGCTTCCGGCTGATCGAAGTGCTCACCGAAGCGTCGAATGCGATGATGCTGCGCGACCTCGCCCATGCCGCCGGCATGAATCCCGCCAAGGCGCATCGCTATCTCGTGAGCTTTCAGCGGCTCGGACTCATCGTGCAGGACCCGGTGAGCGGACGCTACGACCTCGGTCCTTTCACGCTGCGCATGGGGCTCGCCCATCTCGCGCGCATCGACGCGTTCAAGGCCGCGCGCTTCGCCATGTCCGAGTTGCGCGACGCCATCGACCAGACCGTGGGCCTGGCCGTATGGGGCAATCAGGGACCGACCGTCGTGCATTGGCTCGATTCGACCTTTCCGATGCGCGTGCCGCTGCGGCTGGGCGACGTCATGCCGATGCTCGAATCGGCTGCCGGGCGCCTGTTCGCGGCCTATTTGCCGGAGCGCCAGACCGCACCGCTCATCGACGCCGCCCTGGCCGCGCTGCAACACTCGTCGCGCCACCATCTGCCCGCCACGCGCGCCGAGTACGAAGCGGTGCTCGACGACGTGCGGGCGCACCGCGCGGCGCGCGTCGAGGGGACTGTGCTGCCGTCCGTCAACGCGTTCTGCATGCCGGTGTTCGACGCGACGGGACAACTCGTGATGGGCCTCATGGCGCTCGGCCCGGAGAGCCGCTTCGATGCAAGTTGGGGCGGCCCCATCGACACGCCGCTGCGCGCGCTTGCCCAAAACCTCTCCGCCGATCTGGGTCACGCGCACGCACCGGGAGTCAGACGCTGA
- a CDS encoding fumarylacetoacetate hydrolase family protein has protein sequence MKLATRKDGTRDGQLIVVSRDLSTACIADAIAPTLQRVLDDWTFYAPQLHLLYTELNHGRARNAFAFDASECMAPLPRAYQWADGSAYVNHVELVRRARGAEMPPEFWTDPLMYQGGSDDFIGPTDDIVCASEDFGIDFEAEVAVVTSDVPMGASPARALEAVRLVMLVNDVSLRNLIPAELAKGFGFFQSKPATAFSPVAVTPDELGDAWREGRVHRPLTVKWNDRKFGAPECGEDMVFDFGQLVAHVCKTRNARAGTIVGSGTISNKDRSRGSACIAEKRMLETLEKGAPETAFMRYGDRVRIEMFDAQGKSIFGAIDQAVAPLDE, from the coding sequence ATGAAACTCGCTACCCGTAAGGACGGCACGCGCGACGGTCAGCTGATCGTCGTCTCACGCGACCTGTCGACCGCCTGCATTGCCGACGCCATCGCTCCCACGCTGCAACGCGTACTCGACGACTGGACGTTCTACGCGCCGCAACTGCATTTGCTGTACACCGAGCTCAATCACGGCCGCGCGCGCAACGCTTTCGCGTTCGATGCGTCGGAGTGCATGGCGCCGTTGCCGCGCGCCTACCAGTGGGCCGACGGTTCCGCGTATGTGAACCATGTCGAGCTGGTGCGCCGCGCGCGCGGGGCCGAAATGCCTCCGGAGTTCTGGACCGATCCGCTGATGTATCAGGGGGGTAGCGACGACTTCATCGGCCCCACGGACGACATCGTTTGCGCGTCGGAAGACTTCGGCATCGATTTCGAAGCCGAAGTGGCGGTGGTGACATCGGACGTGCCCATGGGCGCCAGCCCAGCGCGTGCGCTCGAAGCGGTGCGTCTGGTGATGCTGGTGAACGACGTGAGCCTGCGCAACCTGATTCCGGCGGAACTGGCCAAGGGTTTCGGTTTTTTCCAGAGCAAGCCGGCCACGGCGTTCTCGCCGGTAGCCGTCACTCCCGACGAACTGGGCGACGCGTGGCGCGAGGGCCGCGTGCACCGTCCGCTCACGGTGAAGTGGAACGACAGGAAGTTCGGCGCACCGGAGTGCGGCGAAGACATGGTGTTCGACTTCGGGCAGCTGGTCGCGCACGTGTGCAAGACGCGTAACGCCCGCGCGGGGACCATCGTCGGTTCGGGCACGATCTCGAACAAGGACCGCAGCCGCGGCAGCGCCTGCATCGCCGAGAAGCGCATGCTGGAGACCCTCGAGAAGGGCGCGCCGGAAACGGCGTTCATGCGATACGGCGACCGTGTGCGCATCGAGATGTTCGATGCCCAGGGCAAGTCGATTTTCGGCGCCATCGATCAGGCGGTCGCGCCGCTTGACGAGTAA
- a CDS encoding rhodanese-like domain-containing protein, whose translation MEFLLPSAAHKFLQANASALFVDCRSEMEHLFVGHPVGAIHVAWNDGPDWEINPHFVQSVRKLAGAGGERPVMLICRSGNRSAAAGEALEAAGFLNVYGVLHGFEGDLDATHHRNAVNGWRFDGLPWQQC comes from the coding sequence ATGGAATTCCTGCTCCCCAGCGCCGCACACAAGTTTCTGCAAGCCAATGCCAGCGCGCTTTTCGTCGATTGCCGCAGCGAAATGGAACATCTGTTCGTGGGACACCCCGTCGGCGCGATCCACGTCGCGTGGAACGACGGTCCGGACTGGGAGATCAACCCGCACTTCGTGCAAAGCGTGCGCAAACTGGCAGGCGCCGGAGGCGAGCGGCCCGTCATGCTGATCTGCCGCAGCGGCAATCGCAGCGCGGCCGCCGGCGAGGCGCTCGAAGCGGCGGGCTTTCTCAACGTCTATGGCGTGCTGCACGGTTTCGAAGGCGATCTGGACGCCACGCACCACCGCAACGCCGTGAACGGATGGCGTTTCGACGGGCTGCCGTGGCAGCAGTGCTGA
- a CDS encoding enoyl-CoA hydratase/isomerase family protein: MSQDPYQHYQSLQFKRHPNGVLELIMGAGANKSGLSTADHRMHQELADVWRDIDRDAQTRAVVIRGEGKGFSGGGDLSLVEDMADDFAVRARVWREARDLVYNVINCSKPIVSAMHGPAVGAGLVAGLLADISIAAKTARIIDGHTRLGVAAGDHAAIVWPLLCGMAKAKYYLLLCEPVTGEEAERIGLVSLTVDEADLLPKAFEVADKLARGSSTAIRWTKYTLNNWLRSAGPAFDASLALEFMGFSGPDVREGIASLRERRAPDFGGDAPF, from the coding sequence ATGTCGCAAGACCCGTATCAACACTACCAGTCGCTGCAATTCAAGCGGCATCCGAACGGCGTGCTCGAACTCATCATGGGCGCGGGGGCAAACAAAAGCGGCCTGTCGACGGCCGACCATCGCATGCACCAGGAACTGGCCGACGTGTGGCGCGATATCGATCGCGACGCGCAGACGCGCGCCGTTGTGATTCGCGGCGAAGGCAAGGGATTCTCCGGCGGCGGCGACCTGTCGCTCGTGGAAGACATGGCCGACGATTTCGCCGTGCGCGCGCGCGTGTGGCGGGAAGCCCGCGACCTCGTCTACAACGTCATCAATTGCAGCAAGCCCATCGTCTCGGCCATGCACGGCCCGGCTGTCGGCGCGGGACTCGTTGCGGGTCTGCTTGCGGACATTTCGATTGCCGCGAAGACGGCGCGCATCATCGACGGTCACACGCGGCTCGGCGTGGCGGCCGGTGACCATGCTGCCATCGTCTGGCCGCTGTTGTGCGGCATGGCCAAAGCGAAGTATTACCTGCTGCTGTGCGAACCCGTCACGGGCGAGGAAGCCGAGCGCATCGGCCTCGTCTCGCTCACGGTCGACGAAGCGGACCTGCTGCCCAAGGCGTTCGAAGTGGCCGACAAACTCGCGCGCGGTTCGAGCACGGCGATTCGTTGGACGAAATACACGCTCAACAACTGGCTGCGCAGCGCCGGTCCGGCCTTCGATGCGTCGCTGGCGCTTGAATTCATGGGGTTTTCGGGGCCGGATGTGCGCGAAGGCATCGCGTCGCTGCGCGAGCGTCGCGCACCGGACTTCGGCGGGGATGCGCCGTTCTGA
- a CDS encoding patatin-like phospholipase family protein, whose product MISGERTGLVLMGGGARAAYQVGVLAAIAAIQREVLPTRRAIPFPIVCGTSAGAINAAALASHADDFQHGVMKLDAVWRQFHAGQVFRADSLGMAGTGARWLAAISLGWALRRSPRSLFDWSPLAGMLRQAIRLDRLPEVFASGALEALSVTALSYSSGKHVTFYQSAEPIQAWKRSLRLARAVPLTVEHLLASSAIPFLFPAIELDLDGQSEYFGDGSMRQIAPLSPPIHLGATRVLIIGASHGQYGLDSSGERIGGYPSLAQIGGQALASVFIDGLSADLERLQHINNVLRHVPEAQRESSGWRPIETLLISPSQRLEPIAARHLKQLPRAVRTMLGAIGADAERGAAFASYLLFESAYTQELIALGEADAYAQRDAIAAWLVAEADGTSPLDGVEAGAVGGAAPPANSPLSADPAAAVADTGKPAA is encoded by the coding sequence ATGATCTCGGGCGAACGTACCGGTCTCGTCCTGATGGGCGGTGGCGCACGCGCCGCGTATCAGGTCGGCGTGCTCGCGGCGATTGCCGCGATTCAACGCGAGGTCCTGCCAACGCGGCGGGCGATCCCGTTTCCCATCGTCTGCGGCACGTCGGCCGGCGCAATCAATGCCGCAGCGCTCGCCTCGCACGCCGACGATTTCCAGCACGGTGTCATGAAGCTCGACGCCGTCTGGCGTCAGTTCCACGCCGGTCAGGTGTTCCGCGCCGACTCGCTGGGCATGGCGGGCACCGGCGCTCGCTGGCTCGCCGCCATCTCTCTGGGCTGGGCGTTGCGACGCTCGCCGCGATCCCTGTTCGACTGGTCGCCGCTGGCCGGCATGCTGCGTCAGGCGATTCGTCTCGATCGCCTGCCGGAAGTCTTCGCATCCGGGGCACTTGAAGCCCTGTCCGTGACGGCGCTCTCGTATTCGTCCGGCAAACACGTCACGTTTTACCAAAGCGCCGAGCCGATTCAGGCATGGAAGCGTTCGTTGCGGCTCGCGCGGGCGGTGCCGTTGACGGTGGAGCACCTGCTGGCGTCGAGCGCGATCCCGTTTCTGTTTCCCGCCATCGAACTCGATCTCGACGGACAGTCCGAGTACTTCGGTGACGGCTCGATGCGTCAGATCGCGCCGCTCAGCCCGCCGATCCATCTCGGTGCGACGCGCGTGCTCATCATCGGCGCCTCGCACGGACAGTACGGGCTCGATAGCAGCGGCGAGCGTATCGGCGGGTATCCGAGCCTCGCGCAGATTGGCGGACAGGCGCTTGCGAGCGTGTTCATCGACGGATTGTCGGCGGATCTGGAGCGCCTGCAACACATCAACAACGTGCTGCGCCATGTGCCAGAGGCGCAGCGCGAGTCGAGCGGGTGGCGTCCCATCGAGACGCTGCTGATTTCGCCGAGTCAGCGCCTCGAACCGATTGCGGCGCGGCATCTGAAGCAATTGCCCCGCGCCGTGCGAACGATGCTCGGCGCGATCGGCGCCGATGCCGAGCGCGGGGCGGCTTTCGCCAGTTATCTGCTGTTCGAATCGGCGTACACTCAGGAGTTGATTGCGCTGGGCGAAGCCGACGCTTATGCGCAGCGCGACGCGATTGCCGCATGGCTCGTCGCCGAGGCGGACGGCACGAGCCCGCTCGACGGCGTCGAGGCCGGCGCTGTCGGTGGCGCCGCGCCACCGGCAAACTCGCCGCTGTCCGCCGATCCGGCCGCCGCGGTGGCCGACACCGGCAAACCTGCCGCTTGA
- a CDS encoding ABC transporter substrate-binding protein, with amino-acid sequence MRNPVRTALLGAMLLALAGGAAAQVKIGVSISLTGPAASLGLPARDTISMLPKEIGGEKVDYIVLDDASDTTTAVQNTKKLISENHVDAIIGSSITPNTLAMLDVIAAGTTPTISLASSARIIEPVDAKRYWMFKTPQTDAQMASAIAEHASKHGVKTMAFIGQGDALGEAFYEEVAKFAGLHKIKMVASERFARTDPSVTGQILKIMGANPDAVVVGAAGTPAALPPKALAERGYKGLVYHNHGVGNNDFLRVCGKDCNNTYLPASPVLVASQLPNDHPAKAVALDYIKKFDAKYGAGKVAAFGSYAWDAGILLQRAIPIALKSAKPGTPEFRKALRDALESSKDVHVSNGVTNMSPTDHLGLDQRARVMVKIDNGKWVIAP; translated from the coding sequence ATGCGAAACCCCGTGCGCACTGCCCTGCTGGGTGCGATGTTGCTGGCGCTGGCCGGCGGCGCTGCCGCTCAGGTCAAGATTGGTGTGAGCATCTCGCTCACCGGCCCCGCCGCTTCGCTCGGCCTTCCCGCGCGCGACACGATCAGCATGCTGCCCAAGGAAATCGGCGGCGAGAAGGTCGACTACATCGTGCTGGACGACGCGTCGGACACCACGACCGCCGTTCAGAACACCAAGAAGCTCATCTCCGAGAACCACGTCGACGCCATTATCGGCTCGTCGATCACGCCGAACACGCTGGCGATGCTCGACGTCATCGCTGCCGGCACCACGCCGACGATCTCTCTCGCCTCGTCCGCCCGCATCATCGAACCGGTGGACGCCAAACGTTACTGGATGTTCAAGACACCGCAGACCGACGCCCAGATGGCCTCCGCCATTGCCGAACATGCGAGCAAGCATGGCGTGAAGACGATGGCCTTCATCGGGCAGGGCGACGCGCTGGGCGAAGCCTTCTATGAAGAAGTCGCCAAGTTTGCCGGGCTTCACAAGATCAAGATGGTCGCCAGCGAGCGCTTTGCCCGTACGGACCCGAGCGTGACCGGTCAGATCCTGAAGATCATGGGCGCGAACCCCGACGCCGTCGTCGTTGGCGCGGCCGGCACCCCGGCCGCCCTGCCGCCGAAGGCGCTGGCGGAGCGCGGCTACAAGGGCCTCGTGTATCACAACCACGGCGTGGGCAATAACGACTTCCTGCGCGTTTGCGGCAAGGACTGCAACAACACGTACCTGCCGGCCAGCCCGGTGCTCGTGGCGTCGCAATTGCCGAACGATCACCCGGCCAAGGCCGTGGCGCTCGACTACATCAAGAAGTTCGACGCCAAGTACGGCGCGGGCAAGGTGGCCGCCTTCGGCTCGTACGCGTGGGACGCCGGTATCCTGCTGCAACGCGCGATCCCCATCGCTCTGAAGAGCGCCAAGCCGGGCACGCCGGAATTCCGCAAGGCGCTGCGCGATGCGCTGGAGTCGAGCAAGGACGTGCACGTGTCGAACGGCGTGACGAACATGAGCCCGACCGATCACCTTGGTCTCGATCAGCGCGCACGCGTGATGGTCAAGATCGACAACGGCAAGTGGGTGATTGCGCCGTAA
- a CDS encoding homocysteine S-methyltransferase family protein, which yields MTTATPPAANTLPPALQYTRGQALPALLEQRILILDGAMGTMIQRYKLDEAQYRGARFADFAHDVKGNNELLSLTRPDVISEIHRQYLAAGADIIETNTFGATTIAQSDYHMEDLADEMNRASARLAREACDAFGTPDKPRFAAGAIGPTPKTASISPDVNDPGARNVDFDQLRDAYYAQAKSLMEGGVDLFLVETIFDTLNAKAALFAIDELFEDTGELLPIMISGTVTDASGRILSGQTVEAFWNSLRHARPLTFGLNCALGATLMRPYIAELAKLCNTYVSVYPNAGLPNPMSDTGFDETPDVTSGLLKEFARAGLVNLAGGCCGTTPEHIAEIAKALSEVKPRRWPSQYRTNN from the coding sequence ATGACAACCGCAACCCCACCCGCCGCGAACACTCTGCCCCCCGCTTTGCAATACACGCGCGGTCAGGCACTGCCCGCGTTGCTCGAGCAGCGCATCCTGATTCTCGACGGCGCGATGGGGACGATGATCCAGCGGTACAAACTCGACGAAGCGCAGTACCGCGGTGCGCGGTTCGCCGACTTCGCGCACGACGTGAAGGGCAACAACGAACTGCTGTCGCTCACCCGCCCGGACGTCATCAGCGAGATCCATCGCCAGTACCTGGCCGCCGGCGCCGACATCATCGAGACGAACACCTTCGGGGCGACGACGATCGCGCAGAGCGACTACCACATGGAAGACCTGGCCGACGAGATGAACCGCGCGTCGGCGCGTCTCGCGCGCGAGGCCTGCGACGCGTTCGGCACGCCCGATAAGCCCCGTTTCGCCGCCGGCGCCATCGGCCCGACGCCCAAGACCGCCAGCATCAGCCCGGACGTGAACGACCCGGGCGCCCGTAACGTCGACTTCGATCAGTTGCGCGACGCGTACTACGCACAGGCAAAGTCGCTCATGGAAGGCGGCGTGGACCTGTTCCTGGTCGAGACCATTTTCGACACGCTCAATGCCAAGGCCGCGCTTTTCGCCATCGACGAACTGTTCGAGGACACCGGCGAGCTTCTGCCGATCATGATCTCCGGCACGGTCACGGACGCCTCCGGGCGCATTCTGTCCGGCCAGACCGTCGAGGCCTTCTGGAACTCGCTGCGTCACGCGCGGCCGCTCACGTTCGGCCTGAACTGCGCGCTGGGGGCGACGCTGATGCGTCCGTATATCGCCGAGCTGGCCAAGCTGTGCAACACCTACGTATCCGTCTACCCGAACGCCGGCCTGCCCAACCCGATGAGCGACACGGGCTTCGACGAGACGCCCGACGTGACGTCCGGCCTGCTCAAGGAATTTGCACGGGCCGGTCTGGTGAATCTGGCCGGCGGCTGCTGCGGCACCACGCCGGAGCACATTGCCGAGATCGCCAAAGCCCTGTCGGAAGTGAAGCCGCGCCGCTGGCCGTCGCAGTACCGCACCAACAATTAA
- a CDS encoding PhaM family polyhydroxyalkanoate granule multifunctional regulatory protein, giving the protein MSDSTSAMPNGFDILKKMWEAFSPPATFTSPLTQLMQSAAPLLDPGEIENRIAEMRAVEQWLTLNLNVLRSTIQAFEVQRATYATLRAFGTGSFGAAASGAPAAGDPGSPDDAGAASLWRSPFSTQTPQDVEPEPQAAAAEAESEPAPEAAAEDEVSAGGAGGAASPFAQASSAYGALDPSVWFNAMRAQFDQIAAAAQAAGVSAAQMTEAAAAQMSEAAAKATHATHATAGAGRASAGKAPGSVGKASKAGKAGAVTKKAAAKTGARRAPASKKTPAKSAAAKTSAKATTKTSAKAPSKAPSKAATGTPAKAAGSASGRSGESVASVASVDKAPGTPGKTSGVTGKQAAWKW; this is encoded by the coding sequence ATGAGCGATTCGACGAGTGCCATGCCTAACGGCTTCGACATTCTCAAGAAGATGTGGGAGGCGTTCAGTCCACCCGCGACGTTCACCTCACCGCTGACGCAGTTGATGCAAAGCGCCGCGCCGCTGCTCGATCCCGGCGAAATCGAGAATCGCATTGCCGAAATGCGCGCTGTGGAACAGTGGCTCACCCTCAATCTGAACGTGCTGCGCTCGACCATTCAGGCGTTCGAGGTGCAGCGCGCCACGTATGCCACGCTGCGCGCGTTCGGCACGGGAAGCTTCGGCGCCGCTGCGTCCGGTGCGCCGGCTGCCGGTGACCCGGGCAGTCCCGACGACGCTGGCGCCGCCAGCCTCTGGCGCTCGCCGTTCTCCACGCAGACGCCGCAGGATGTCGAACCCGAACCGCAGGCTGCTGCTGCCGAGGCCGAATCCGAACCGGCACCGGAAGCGGCAGCCGAGGACGAGGTGTCGGCGGGCGGGGCGGGTGGGGCGGCGTCGCCGTTCGCGCAGGCGAGCAGTGCCTATGGTGCGCTGGACCCCTCGGTGTGGTTCAACGCCATGCGCGCGCAGTTCGATCAGATCGCTGCCGCGGCGCAGGCCGCTGGCGTGTCCGCGGCGCAGATGACCGAAGCCGCTGCGGCACAAATGTCGGAAGCGGCAGCCAAGGCGACGCATGCGACGCACGCAACGGCTGGCGCGGGCAGGGCTTCCGCCGGGAAGGCGCCGGGTAGTGTGGGCAAGGCGAGCAAGGCGGGCAAGGCGGGCGCGGTGACAAAGAAGGCGGCAGCGAAGACCGGGGCCCGGCGTGCGCCCGCGAGCAAGAAGACGCCGGCGAAGTCCGCTGCGGCGAAGACGTCTGCAAAGGCTACGACCAAGACGTCGGCGAAAGCGCCGTCGAAAGCACCGTCGAAAGCGGCAACCGGCACGCCTGCGAAGGCGGCGGGAAGCGCCTCGGGTCGGTCGGGGGAGTCGGTGGCGTCGGTGGCGTCGGTGGATAAGGCGCCAGGGACCCCAGGAAAAACGTCGGGTGTGACGGGCAAGCAGGCTGCCTGGAAGTGGTAG
- a CDS encoding DUF3567 domain-containing protein, giving the protein MLMIYNSPNYCVVEFAADNGNHALSAGGYEIVDKTAGREIFLDGSLARQFREEVQKLIASEPSEDEVDEFLGQFDNFMTNPVVLH; this is encoded by the coding sequence ATGCTCATGATTTACAACAGCCCGAATTACTGTGTCGTTGAGTTTGCCGCCGATAACGGCAATCACGCGCTGTCCGCCGGTGGCTATGAAATCGTGGACAAAACCGCAGGCCGCGAGATTTTCCTCGATGGCTCGCTTGCCCGGCAATTCCGTGAAGAAGTGCAGAAGTTGATAGCCAGCGAACCGTCGGAGGACGAAGTCGACGAATTCCTCGGTCAGTTCGATAACTTCATGACGAACCCGGTCGTGCTCCATTGA